The Mauremys mutica isolate MM-2020 ecotype Southern chromosome 1, ASM2049712v1, whole genome shotgun sequence genome has a segment encoding these proteins:
- the TOB2 gene encoding protein Tob2, whose amino-acid sequence MHLEIKVALNFIISYLYNKLPRRRADLFGEELERLLKKKYEGHWYPEKPLKGSGYRCVHIGETVDPVVELAAKRSGLAVEDVRANVPEELSVWIDPSEVSYQIGEKGSVKVLYLDDSEGCSAAELDKEIKSSFNPDAQVFVPIGSQDNSLSNSPSPSFGQSPSPTFIPRSAQPITFTTATFAATKFGSTKMKKGGGGGGGAGAQQQQQRMARSPTNNLLKHKGLSLSMHSLNFIGGGGSQAPQSQLSPNAKEFVYNGGSSGASGLFFEGVTNENQGGSIPPASQFNTSTSGGSGFDMAQVFSSSSNSLFLEKSPFVEGLSYNLNAMQYPSQSFQPVVLAN is encoded by the coding sequence ATGCATCTGGAGATCAAAGTTGCTCTGAACTTCATCATCTCGTACCTGTATAACAAGCTTCCCCGGAGGCGGGCAGACCTGTTTGGTGAAGAGCTAGAACGCCTGCTGAAGAAGAAATATGAGGGCCACTGGTACCCGGAAAAGCCTCTGAAGGGTTCTGGCTATCGCTGCGTACACATCGGGGAAACGGTGGATCCGGTGGTGGAACTGGCGGCCAAACGGAGTGGGCTGGCCGTAGAGGATGTGCGGGCTAATGTGCCTGAAGAACTGAGCGTCTGGATCGATCCTTCTGAGGTCTCCTACCAAATTGGCGAGAAAGGGTCTGTCAAGGTCCTGTATCTGGATGACAGTGAGGGCTGCAGTGCAGCTGAGCTGGATAAGGAGATCAAGAGCAGCTTCAACCCTGATGCCCAGGTGTTTGTCCCCATTGGTAGCCAGGACAACTCCTTGTCCAACTCACCATCGCCATCCTTTGGCCAGTCACCCAGCCCCACCTTCATCCCCCGCTCTGCCCAGCCCATCACCTTTACCACTGCCACGTTTGCTGCCACAAAGTTTGGCTCCACCAAGATGaagaagggtgggggtgggggtgggggagcaggagctcaacagcagcagcaaaggatggCCAGGTCACCCACCAACAACCTGCTGAAGCACAAGGGCCTCTCCCTCTCTATGCATTCTCTGAACTtcatcgggggcggggggagtcaaGCTCCTCAGTCGCAGCTCTCCCCCAATGCCAAGGAGTTTGTTTACAATGGCGGATCGTCTGGAGCCAGCGGCCTCTTCTTTGAGGGTGTCACCAATGAGAATCAGGGCGGCAGCATCCCGCCGGCCTCCCAGTTCAACACTAGCACCAGCGGCGGCAGCGGCTTTGACATGGctcaggtcttcagcagcagcagcaacagcctcTTTCTGGAGAAGTCTCCCTTTGTGGAAGGACTCAGCTACAACCTGAACGCCATGCAGTATCCCAGCCAGTCTTTCCAGCCTGTCGTCCTGGCCAACTGA